The genomic DNA tgcacattttattaatCCACAGACAGAAAGGAAACAACAGGAAAGTGAAGGGACAATCAATCAGCTGATTTTAGAGAGTCATTCATAAATTCAAAATGTATCTACTTCTCTCATAGTGCTATGTTTGGATGTGAGTGCTCTGATTATTAATCATAGgcttatatatactatatatatatattttgttatgcaTGCAACTGAATgcatattgtgttttttcccaCAAATTCCACAGGTCTTTTTATAAATTTTTTAAGACCCAGGTATTTTTCAGCGGGGTGTTTTTGGGCAGGAAGTCTTGGCTGACTCCTGTGTGTATATCAGTGGGTCCCAGTCTACATTGGGCATGGGCCTAATTGTTTTTGACAGATGTGAGACATGTGACTGTATGACTGGAATGCCATTACCAGCAGCAGATGATAGAGTCTCTGTGTTGTAGAGGAGTCCAGGCTGCGGCCGGTGGGTGTCTGACCTGACCTGTGACTGTGGTCCAAACACTGCTTTCCGCCCAGCATGAAAATGAAATTTGTGAGCCAGTTTTAGACAAACAGCACTGTAGTATTACTACTGCttctgctactactactgctgagTTAAAGTACATTTCACTGTGTTCAGGGAAGTTGCTATTACAGAACAAAAAAGCTTCCCCTCAGAGCTTTTAAGATTAATCGATTCTTTGTCAATAATAAAAGTCGTCAactattttaaaaatcaataataTTTCTGGTTTCTTACTCCTATTTGACAGTTAACTGAAAATCTTCGATttgtggacaaaacaagacatttgaggaTTGTCATCTTGGGCTTTGGGAAACACTGATCAAAATGTTATAGACTAAAGAACTAATCGATTAATTGTAAAtaataatcaacagattaaactacaatgaaaataaacattagtTGCCGCCTACTTTCCCTTAATGCAAAGCAAATGTCCCAGATAAGCGATTGTAGTATTGATGGCCTTAACAATTAGTGTGGAAGAGACAATCCCATCTTTCTCATCCACATACTGAGTCTACAGCTGCAAATAagaattattatcattatcgattaatctgccaattatacatatatgttttgACTTATTCtttttgtcaataaaatgtcaaaacatagTGGAAATGGCCCAATATAAGTAAATGTCACCAAATGTTTTGCtttgtccaaaacccaaagatattctgTTTTCTATAACTAAGACCAAGCAAGCATATTGGTATATTTGAGAAGCTAAAACCATCAAATGTTAAACCATTATTCATTGCAGCTCCAGCTGCAAAAAACGCAGTCTTCGCACGACTGTCAAATGCTCCTGTAGAACATTCCTACTTAATACATTGAAGAAATTACGTTTTTCTTATTGGCTCTTTGGCAGGTTTAGAGagatttagattagattagaagcCTTTGATTCCTCAGCATCTGACAAAGAGCCAGTTTGTGCTCACAATGTTGTACTTTCCCTAATGTTATATCCTTGGGATGTAGAACTTACAATTGTAAGTATAATTTGGTTTCATTGTAATTTGGTTTCATTGTAATTTCAATCCCTGACAGTAGACATTAAACTAAGACCCACTAGCTTAGAAGACAGACTGTTTATCAACATTAAAGGACACCTGACACCGATGTGCACAACATCCACctgtcctcccctctttctgtctTGTTCCCCTGCCTCACTCCACTAAGGAGCAGCACAGAGGAGCCCTTGTTTGATCCTCCCTGGACAGTGccccaattttcttttttttacccagaCTCCATGGCAACATTGTTCCTGTGACGAGCAGCCTTGACTTTTGCCCCTCCTGCTCCCAAAACAAAGGCAAGAAGTtacggagggagggagagaagggggagaggagagtcTGTGGACAGGAGGAATTGTGAGGGGGATGAAGGATATGGAGGAATGAGGGATGGAATAATGGGAAGGTGTCTTGGGTGGAGGCTCTGAGGCGAGACTTCTTCTGCTGTTTGTGCCAGTGCCCCATAAAGAAAGGAGAGTTATTACCGGGGACTGGAGACTGGGTGTAGTGCCAGGgaccgtctctctgtctgtctgtctgtctaagTTTTTCAATAGCCGCTAAGGCTTGGTTATATGGACAGTTGCACGGATGTGAGCTGCCGTCTAATTGTGAGTTGGAAACGTTTGGCTCGTTCATATCACATCGTGCGGGAATTTTCCTCGCGTGTCTCAGTGTCTGATATGGTGACGTCACTTTGGCCTTCGCAGATACAGTTCGCATAAATCAAACTTTACTCCCTCTCATTTCCATCAAGGTGCCTGAACAGGAAACCAATGTAAAACATATTCTTTACCTGCAGCTTATCAAAAGTGATGATTTATTTAGTGatacattttgaaaacattgtGGTCTGGCCTGTTGATCTGACCTTTGGCTCTGGGAACATGTGCTGGCCATTTTCACTACGTTACAAGGACGCATTGTGGTCATATCAGGTTGAGATTTAAGTTgccaaaaaagtaaaagaagcaTTAATGTAACTTTCTCTACTGTTTACATGCCCTTTACATGCCCTTTCACTGAAACATGTAGGCAGCCCCCGCCCTGTAGGTCTCAATGTAGAAGAATGAGCATTGTTAAGTCGTATACACTGTAGCCTTGGATATCTCGCTGTGAGATTTGTaacgagaaagaaaacaacaaaaatagctTGGGGAGTTGAAATGTTCAAAGACTGGCTGGACATTGTGGAGGCTGGAGAGAGACTCATCCAGTCTCTGAAGAGGCAAAAAGGAAAGTATTGTTGTTTGGCTGCGCTCCCTATCCTGGTACTGACATCTCCACACTGATTGTGACTTTGCTGGTTCAGAAACCTCACAGCTTAAGGTCAATCTTCTAATATGTATATGTTCTGTTAATGTAGGAAAGCAGTTCTAATGTAGTTTAGTACTAGGCGAGCCAAACTTGTGCCCTCATAAATCACTCTCTTGGAAATGGTAAAACATGTACACTGTTCTGTTACTAAATCTCAGTCACGCCTAACTTCCCATATCTCCACGTAGCATTACTCATATCAGTGCTGCTGAAAAACAGAGCCGGACAAATCTTACTAGCTTTGTGCAGTACACTTTGCTCTCTCTACTATCCACAAACTATTTTGGTTTTGTtctggcttttctttttacagtttgGGACATCTTTGAGCGATGTTTGACAAGCAGCACTACGAGAGTCCGCCGGTCTACAGTCCTCCTTTCAGCTCGCCATCCAACAATGGCTTTGGCCCTCCAGGCAGCTTCCATACTCCTCAGAGCGAATACAACGCATACCCACCTCCTCCAGGATCTTACTACATTGAGGACAAACCGCAGCTCTTCTACAAATGGCTGTCACCTCCGGGGATCATCAAGGCCATGATGGCTACGGTGATCGTGTTGTCTGTGGCGATATTTGCCTGCGTGGCCTCCACTCTCATGTGGGACATGCAGTATGGAATGGGAATGGGAATGGGCTATGGCGGTGGATACGGTGGCGGTGGATACGGTGGCGGTGGATACGGTGGCGGTGGATACGGTGGTGGGAGCTACGGCTCAGGATACGGTGGTTACGGAGGAGGCTACGGCAACAGCCATGGTTCCTACATCTCACCTTACTCAGCCAAAACCACCATGATTGCCATGGCAGCCATTAACTTCATAGGGGCGCTGGCCTTCTTCATTACCAGCTTCTCTAAATCCAACACTGTCCGCAGCAGGAAGTTCTTTCTGGCCCTCATGATAGCCAGCATCATTATGGCTATCCTGCAGGTAAGACTCATTCACATTCCATAGTCTCCAATCACTTTATATGGAGCAGACATAAAACATGACACTGGTGATGGGTGATTCATTTGAAGCACAATATGTATctggagaggggacatgagatCAAAATATTACAGAAATCTCAATCTAAGTAGATCATAGAGAACTTTAAATCAGACTGGAGACTAATCAGAAATGTGCTGGGCAAGAGATGTACTTGACTATAGTTATAGTTATTACAATTTAGCTTTTCCTAAACCAATAATAATCAGAGTTTAGCACATTGGCTTTTATTCTCAGAAATAACATACATTATGTCTCATCGATTTTGCAGCTCCTAGCGTATTGTTAAATTGaattgtgtacattttgtttgtattcatgtcATACACACCCAGCCCACAGAGGCTTTGAATGCATCAAATATTGCATACTGGACATTTGCAATTGTATATGAAAAGGGTTGAAAATTGAAAATGCTGCGCAAACTTCACACTCTAAACTAAATAATTAGGGGTCTGTGGCAAATATCCATAAGTCTTCATTATAGGAAAATATATACAAGTTGGCTGGACTTTCCCTATATTAAATAATTCCCAAACATTTGAGATTTTCCTAAACCTGTAGGGGTGTTACAGTTTATTTGTGCTCATTGTTATCAATCATTGTTTGTTCCAGGGCATCATCAGCATCGTCTACATTGTTGGGGTGAACCCCATGGCCCAGGGCTCCTCCAGTATGATGTACAATCCGATGTTAATGATGTGCCAGAACCTCTACCAGACCAGCAGCTACTCACAGATGGGAGGAGTGGGAGGCTTCCCCATGTACAACCAGTATCTCTACCATTACTGCTTTGTTGACCCACAGGAGGTGTGTAAATATTAAGTAGATATTGATGGTTAGTATTTGAGGTGACACTCTTCAGGATCAAGTAGATTTAGTTTTTCTAACAAtgaatattaacatttaaatatttataatattgttTAAAATTGATTGAGCTCGAGTGAAATATATTTTCAACTAACTATTTTGTCTGAACTAAAAGcccaaaacaaagacaagcagcaaatcctcacatgtTTGGAGCTGTAAATATTTGGCATTGTTTGTTATTagattattaatttattatcagaatcattgttgttgatgatgattaGGTTTGTGTCCATAAAATGAATGTGATGAAATGATGTGGGGTTACTTATGTTACGTATATTACTcaacaacttctttttttatcagtcCTGTAGTGTTTTGTAATTGGTTATCATGCACCATTTGTTACAGTTTTTGGGTACAAAGAGCAACACATTGTGATATGTATTTTGCTGAATGAAGTTACACGTTTATTTGTGTACTTTGAGTTgcaggaaaaatcagttttgtcTTATCTCTTTGAGAACTTTCCAGATTGTAATCCCATGTTCTTGCTTTTCTAGGGAGTTGCCATGATGTGTGGATTTCTGGTTGTCATTGCCTTCGGTGTTGCAGCATTCTTTGCACACAAAACAAGAGGGAAGATCTGGCGCTACGGGAAACCAAATATCCACTGGGAACAGCCGCTTGTTAGTGGGAAGGCCTCAGAGGGCAGAGACGTAGAGGAATGGGTAAGAGACAACAGGATGGTAGTCACAGTTTAATAAGACTGTGTTTACATGGGATTTACAAAGAAAAATCCTATTTCCGACCCCAACTGACCCTGAGTTTGTGCATGAACAGCTTGCAGTCAACTGAACAGGGTCACAGAGGGTTTAAATCCAAATTCAGAACAATTTATGGAATACAATGTTTTCAGATTTGATTAGAGGATGAAACTAGAGACCATCTTGTGTTGGGGTCACACCCGCCCAAATCAGGCTTTATTTTTCCGAGGTTTCGTCTTTTTCCCAAACTCTGTGttttccattttaatttttctGAATACTACGATTTGAGCCCATTTAGTTAGCAGAAAGAGTGTCCAATCATGTGGTGGATGAATACaaattcaataatgaaatattcaaaatgttatgAATATTAATGAACACCATATTGTACTATTATTTCAATCAAAGTAATCAATACAAAGCAAACGCACAAGCTCCTGTTCAGCTACCaccacaaataataaaaacaagcataataattttatttgtatagctgtgagggttcggttgtgccggacccaagcgcagacacggggaggcaaggttgggtggaggtaaatagtttattgtagagaaccgggagagcgtagatggggtggtgaggtggcgtgagcggaggtggcgtgagcggaggtggcgtgagcggaggtggcgtgagcggcggcggCTGAGCGGAAGGGCAGGTACAggattcctgggcacagggaacaggggttagcaggaaatcacaagtaacaagcaaagtacgtttcttagtgaagccgagagtcgaggtaccactgtaaatgatgcaataatctggcaactggagagagggaagccagggtgttttaacagggaggacttgatgatgtgattggagacaggtgccggagatgacgtgcaggtgtggagatgattgccagttgccggaagccacgcccacgagacacacacacacacacacacacacacacacacacacacacacacacacacgtaacaggggacaaacaaggaaaagagagaaagggacgagAGTCACGGCCAAGCAGTGACAATAGCACCCTTATTTCCAAAGCTTAGCTTAGGTTCTTATCAGTGCCCTTAATATTTGAGGTAAGGGGACCAAGCAGTGCAAAACGCTTTGTGACATCCAGTCTCTCAACTATGCAGCTCTGTAGTTTGGCTAGCTTGTTGTATTCAGAAGGTTTAATGGAGAGATACAAGTGTGTATCGTCTGCTCAACAGTGAAATTAGGTGTTATGGTGCTAAATGATATGacctaaaggaagcatatatggagagaaaacaagtggTTGAATAATAGATCCCTGAGGTATGCCACATGTTGTCTGTGCAGTTGAGGGGATGAATGAATCAATTGAGGCAGAACATTTTCTATTTAACAGATAAGAGGAGAACCACTCCGGAGCCGTTCCAGAAGTGCCAACCCAATCCGTTAGTCTTTTTACGAGTGTAGCATGCTCAATGGTGTTGCACACTGCTCTAATGTAAAGCAGCACCAGTACAGCTCAGTGTCCAGAGTCTGCAGCCATTAGTCATTTGGTCATTTTTAACCCTTTGAATGACTGTACTATGTCGCTTGTGAAATACCACAATCTCAAAATGCTGTGGTTATTTGGTGCTTCCAGAATTTGTACTAAAACCAAAACATATAATCTAATCCTTTAGGAAACACTGATTCTGTACCTACACTGATGTTGTACTTACACTGATGTAAAGTAGGTCAAGGAAGTTGGTCCCTAGTGAGGTAGTCCTCCTGCTAAGGTAGTCATCAGTTGTAAAGATAGGTTAGGTGACGGTGGTGATGCAGTAACACTGAGTTGCAACTTTGCACATTACCAAAGTTGGTTTGTCACTTGTTATGCTATGTGACACAATATGTCCTAATGTTGTTCACCAATTCAAATCTTTcatatgttttcattgtttgaGTTGAAAGTCCAAATGAAACGTTACATACAAATCTTTATGAGTTTACAGGATCCCGCAGGGAAATGGTCACACTACCGTAATAATGTTTCCTCTGACTGAGTCACTTTGTTCAGGGTCAGTGATGTTTGCTCATGGTCTACTACCTGGTTTCACTCTGAATAATCATTAACCATTTGAGAAGATAGTAAGCAAACAGGCGGTTTCTAGAGACGGCCTTCAGGTATATTAACGTCAACATCACGCTAGTCCCATGAGACCTGAGATATGGGTTGATTATTGACTCGACCTGCCACTTTTCAATTTATGAATGTTTCATAAAGTAAATGGCAATGAGTTAACATCAAAAGCTCgggttttaaatgaataataataccAACATGACAGTCTAGTTCTAGTTCTCTAAACCAGGTTTGAAACACCTGCACATCTGTGCACTCTTTTTGCATGTCATTTTTTACTGTTCTGCTTCTCAAAACTAGGTTTATAGAAtatttcctctctgtttctAAAAACTGTAGTCAGCATCCTCCCGAACACGTAATGTCCACATCCAATGTCTGTTTAAAGATTGTGCAGGGGAGTGTCAAGAACACAAACCaatacatgcagacacatgGCATAGTGTACATGAATGCCAAATGCAAGtgaaatatatagaaataattagaaaacaattaaataaaaataaatattgctcTTAGTCCTTTCATCTGCTCATCTATTTGCCCTTGCTTACTGACAGTGATACGTTTAGCATCCAAACCTTATTTAAATGGTGtgataattgttttattttagtaaCAGGTTGTTTAAGAACGTACTAGTATTAGCTTAGCTCTAATATTTGGTCAAATTAGTCACTTTATCTTTTGCACTGACATGAAAATACCAAAAGAAGCAAAAAACAGACATGGTGTTTTGTTGGATTATATcaagctgtttgtttttaagaGTGGTTGTCTTTACCTAGAACATGGATATATCACATTGAGGTGTACAGGCAGCGCAGAGTAGATGAGTCAAGCCTAGAGTGAGTACTATGACGAGTGTCTGATCATGGAGCCATGCTGGACTGATGTCACCTTATTGTAGGTGCAGTAATGTACACTGCTGCTGTATTTAGATAGTCAGTCCCagagatttaaaagaaatcatGAAGGTAGGAACATATTTGACTTTAGTTGTCTGATGACTTTCTTATTGTCTATAGTTACATATTTTATCGTTGGAACAACCTCAATAAACTGGGTATGTTAGTGTGGTAGAATTGAACTAATTTCCCTCATATTTCCAAAGCTCCACACtgcgtttatttattttctttgttgctgCGCTACCTACATACTGTATCTGTGCCACAAAATGAGTCATCAGGCTTGTTTGACTCCTTTAAACACAAGGCCAGTGGCAGTCTAAGGCTGTGGTTGGTTTGAGATTGGACCCATCTCTGTTGCTGAGCTCAGGGAGGCCTGCCATGCTCTGATGACCTCACACTGGCCTCATTCAGTTGCTGcattgtgtctgtgctgcatgAGGTCATCAGAGTTGGTCTCTGCAGGGCTGTCTGTGTGCTGGAAACATTAAAGCACAACTGCACAGCTCAGAGTTAAAGCATCCTCGGCTGGTTTTATAGATGCCTTTTACACTTCTAAATAGAGAGTGAATGTAGCTTGAAGCAAAAGTATAACATTGTtataacattatattgtgtAGACATTAAAGGTGCAACGTGTAATTCCATGGCCACATGCTCCAAATAAATAAGGGGCAGCATTTCATCTCTTTTACTAGTTCCATACAACCTACATTTACAGTCATCagtacaacaaacaaacaaaaaaggtcaGGGCCAACTACTAATTTACAGATGTGCAAGAACTTGCAAAATTCAACCAAACCTGCCGGTCAAAATCTCTGTGTTTACTTTGCCACAATCTGCTGGCTGTACGGTCAGTGTATGTTTTGATAGTTGGTTTAGTGGCAGAAACTCATATTTTTGTTTGGTCCTGCCACCAGGAGATTACCTTCTGAAAGgactaaacaaaaataagagtCTCCTTCTTccactttggatttaatccaatatACAAATGGACACTGCCCCTGTAGCTTCAGTGTGATTGACAAGCTCTACTTCTTTGTCCTCTCATGTTGGACTGAGGGCAGACTGAACACTACAgtgatgatttttattttaattttcaaaatGATTGCCgatgttttaataaaaagacaacTCATTGCTAATCTTCACAAATTAACCTTCTTATCTACAGCTGACGTAAAGTCCCAGCTATAGTTGTCCATACAGAGGATGCGGTCCAAAGTCGATGGTGGCTTGAACATTTGCAACAATCATTGTATTTTCAGTTTTAAATATGTCAATTGCTGCCAATCAATAAAACATAGTGTATATACGTTCACAATAGTTTTGCACAGCTAAAGTGCATCATCTTTGGTAAAGCACATCCCTGCAATTAAGAGTGATTTTTAACTCAAATAGACATCTCAACCCTTTTCCATCATgtctctgcttctccttctttcaTCACACATTCTCCCTCACTTTGAATGTTGCTGTGCTTTGCTTTGCTCCGTCAGCCCCTCAACAACATCTCACATTCCTACTGTTACACACATGCTTACACACTCTGCTCTCAGCCCAGCAGCCGCCGGGCTGCACACTGAGAGTGCATTGTTGAGATTCTTACATGTAGTGCAGTTTTCAAATAGGATTCCCCTGCAGCTGCAAGAAGGGCAATTCTCCCCCACCCCAACACTCCACCCACcgtcattattgttttttgggggCTAGGCTGATGCTCCTGCACTGTGAGGAATTTAGGAGATTGCTCAGTAATGTACCACCCTAAGTAAGCAGGAGggtgaatgtttttttagaGTTTTATAAAGTTGGGGAATAGTAAACTCTCACCTCGAAGCAGCACTGGTTCTGAAATACATTACAGTAAACATTATTGACTTATTGTGCAGGTGCAGTAGATGTTAGAGGTCTTATTTCAGAGGAACACAATTCCTCACGATGCCTTGCAGTTTTCAAAAGTAACATCACCCCAACCACTTACAGTGCTATTTAATGTACTAAGCCAGATACCATGTGCATGCTTAATTCAAAACCTGCCTAACATtgtctttgtgttattatatttaaaaaacatccaaAGGGTCTCCGCTAAAGCCAGTTAGCCCTCCACGTAGTAGAGAAACTGTAGGACTCGTTTAAAGTTGAATGCTTTGTGTAGAGGTTGTGTAAAAGATTCTAATGATTGATACGTTTACTGGAACCAGTGGGGGAAACAGTAACCACCCCTGAGGCCTTCATTGTGAGGAATTCCCTCATGCAGGCTGCCTGAACTCACAGGAAGGACttgacaatacatttatttacatgacaGACCTTTTGTTTAAAGACAGAAAGGATGAACAAATCCGTTCCAGGTGTTCATGAAGAAATAAGACAATAGAAAGAAGTAAAAGCAAAGTTGGAATTATTGTCAGATATGTTCTGTGTATATGTTCTACTCTTTTTAGGTTATAGGGCTTTTAGAAAAAGATTTAATGAAATGctgtaaacaaaagaaaatcaatggTATTTAATTCCAGTCTCAAACGTTTTGCTTTATTGTGTTGGGTTGATTTTACAATTAGCCTTTAGTCATCCTTTGTTTTGGTCGTCTTGACCTTTTCAAGCACGGGGAACCAATCGGATAACCCTCATTTGACAAGCTGGCCTTTGCTGTCCAATTACATGCCTGACTGTTCTTTCAAGGAGAAAAATAACAGATTCTTTAACAGGATGCCAGCCAGAAAATGAGCCTGTAGCCTGTTCTTTGTAAGCGCttgagttgtttgtttgtgtttgctgaGTCTGTCCCTTCTGTTTCCTGCCTGCTATAGGTAAACAATGTGGAGGAAAGCCGCAGTGTTCAAGACGCCCCAACCCTGCTGGTGTCAGAGAAGGGAGCCGGGCTGCTCAACGCCTCAGCGAACAGTGTCATCTCCTTCCCCCCGGCCAAGGTGGACAGCAGCTCCTACAATGAGGACATCTACGACAACAAAGAGTGGGTAACCTGTATTCTCAGCCTCCCTTTTCAGCTCagattaaatatttatacactCAAATCAGAAGATATTATTATCAGacaatatttttgtgttttagcGGAAGAGCGATATATTAGGTATACAacatatgaataaatagatagatagatagatagatagatagatagatggatggatggatggatggatggatggatggactctGCACTTCAATCAGGCAGGTGTGTGGAAAAGTCCAACAGCAGAAGAGAAAATAGCTTCAACATTTAACTCTGCACACTGTAATACAAAGATTCCACACAAACAATGAACCTCCAAACATGTGACTACACAAGCGATAtctaatcactactctgttttAAAGCCTATGAAAACATATTGC from Cyclopterus lumpus isolate fCycLum1 chromosome 4, fCycLum1.pri, whole genome shotgun sequence includes the following:
- the si:ch73-61d6.3 gene encoding occludin, whose amino-acid sequence is MFDKQHYESPPVYSPPFSSPSNNGFGPPGSFHTPQSEYNAYPPPPGSYYIEDKPQLFYKWLSPPGIIKAMMATVIVLSVAIFACVASTLMWDMQYGMGMGMGYGGGYGGGGYGGGGYGGGGYGGGSYGSGYGGYGGGYGNSHGSYISPYSAKTTMIAMAAINFIGALAFFITSFSKSNTVRSRKFFLALMIASIIMAILQGIISIVYIVGVNPMAQGSSSMMYNPMLMMCQNLYQTSSYSQMGGVGGFPMYNQYLYHYCFVDPQEGVAMMCGFLVVIAFGVAAFFAHKTRGKIWRYGKPNIHWEQPLVSGKASEGRDVEEWVNNVEESRSVQDAPTLLVSEKGAGLLNASANSVISFPPAKVDSSSYNEDIYDNKEYSERTTSRPSEAFSHGGRTSSSPSEETGGGRKPSANRGKRRRRNPELDESQYETEYTTGGETGNELDREEQENTYPDITSDDQRQDYKREFDVDLREYKRLCTEMDDINDQLNKLSRQLDTLDETSAKYQAVADEYNQLKDLKQTSDYRTKKKECRRLRHKLFHIKRMVKDYDKNH